The Hypomesus transpacificus isolate Combined female chromosome 12, fHypTra1, whole genome shotgun sequence genome segment AATTGAAAGGTGGCTCGTTGGCTAAATTGATTGGTGTCTACGGGTTAGAAGGCAAACGAGGCAATGTTCATACAAGGGCGTGGATGAAAATTGTTTAGACACTTACATTGCAATAAATGGTGTATAGGTATGTACACATGACGATGTGGAATGGATACGGATAAATCAGTAGACCGCTCGAGCGAGAAAACCTTGCTAACCCAACCACTGTATTGGCAACCTGTAAACCCAAATAGTCTTAAACGGTCTTTTGTGTAACGTTACAGATGGCCCCCACtaagaagggagagaaaaagaaggggCGCTCAGCCATCAATGAAGTGGTGACCCGGGAGTACACCATCAACATCCACAAGCGCATCCATGGAGTGTGAGTGGAGAATGCACAGTAGATGGTGCTATGTGTTGAAAACGGCTACATGTCTACCTGCCTAAATGTAACCTGCCTCACACAGCCATCCTCACTTAGAAGACCAACCTTTCCTACTGTTGTTCTGTGCCTGTAGGGGTTTCAAGAGGAGAGCCCCTCGCGCTCTGAATGAGATCCGCAAGTTTGCCGTGAAAGAGATGGGAACCCCAGATGTACGCATCGACACTCGTCTGAACAAGGCAGTGTGGACCAAAGGCATCAGGTAAGGACTCCTGATGCCTGATGTCACGCTTGCTGATGTCTGAGAAGTAGTGCTCCACCTTGGTCTGGTTGTAGCGGGTGATGCCTGGCGGGATGGTGGGGTAGGACACCAGGCGCTCGATCCCAGCAGCCTTGAGGATGTAGGGAGCGTCACATGAGGAATAAAATATGCTGTTTAGATGTTAGTCCATTAGCTGGGCATTCATGGCAACATCTACACAAGTTGCTGCCACAGGAGATAACGTGCACTATATTCTTATGTTGTCATTCAGGAATGTTCCGTACAGAATGCGTGTACGGTTGTCCAGGAAGCGCAATGAGGACGAGGACTCTCCTAACAAGCTGTACACTCTCGTCACATATGTTCCTGTCACGACATACAAAGGTAAAGCAGTACTAACTCGAGATGACTTCATCAAAATTATTCATTTTGTTTGGGGTTGAAGACAAACTCTTgctaaaacctttttttcctcATCCTGCAGGGTTGCAGACAGTCAATGTGGATGAAAACTAAGTGTCCCCTCTGAGAGTGGAATAAATGTACAAAAAAGATATCTGCCTCCTGTCTTTATTGACATGACTAACAGCTTTGGTCAATGTTTGCTGTGatctagggctgcaacaacgaatcgattaaaatcgattattaaaagcgttggcaacgaatttcataatcgattcgttgtgtcgcgcgattatTAAACCACTCAATATGTTGCGGGgatgtttgagtataaaaaaaaaagttacgttGAGCGCGGAGCGGAGGTAGAACaaaggccatcggagagacgcTGTTGAGTAACGTTCTGAAGCACAtagcggaggcagagaaattaGTACaacccaagtcatccaaggtgtgggagcatttcacactaaatacatcgaaacagtgtgttaattgaccgaggtgaagttcgtttcatattcgacattcgtctctcattcggaagacgctacttggcagcatcgcgttagggactgggtgaaaacaacccataccattttgaaaaatgtagacttCTATAATATTTTTAGGAATATAGACACCAGAGTTCCTTAACGATGTCTGGTATacgtccacagcctttacttttccacgaagtttcaaataaaatgatagaaaatcactaatctttgaaaatagcttaatcctcaaATCTAaatttttttcaaaatggtgtcaaatcttaaatatacaccagattactCTAatagtctggcctacttccacaacctttcaattttcaatagtTTTTAACAAAACTCAAATTGGTCATCTTGGAAAACAGCATTAAATCCAcgttaatatacatttttcaaaattgtgtgcctgtttgtgcacattcttaAGATTTTTTTCACTGTGAATTTTGCACAGCCAatgctgtttttgaataaagggttggaaattaatgcgtttgttttttatccgattcatcgaaAAAAGAACTGACAGATTAATAGATtgttaaaataatcgttagttgcagccctactgtGATCATTTCAAGGCTTTATTCTTGACGTGCTTCGATTTTTTTCTCATGTATTGTCAAAGAAACATGATCATGTGTGTGGGCAAACTCAATTAAAACAATTTGATGTTTAAGTAATATAAGGGCGTGCTCTTAACTATTTTCCTACAGCTTGAAGATGCATTTATAAGGATTGGCACTAAGACGGTTTGAGTTAAGATGTCAGGTAAGATGTTATAGTGGGTGTGATAAAATGACATTGCCACGTGACTAAAATGTGAACTGGCTGCCTGGAAGTGTGTATCCTAGGGTGTTTGTacagacagaaaaacacccAGTGTGCCCTGTTAAAACTCTCACCTTTTTTTTCCGAACGTAAAGTAGCAGGTATCTGTTTCTCAAGTGTAGTGCACATGCGGTTCCTGATCCTTGTGTGAATGTGGCTATGCTCTGCATCATTAGACATCTCGAAAAGTGACATAATGCTCTCTCACAGTCTTGTTGATAATGTGTCTTTGTCAGCCATGCATTGTTAGTGACACAGTGAAACCCATTGTGCCTGACAAATGTTTTCCAGCTAGCCTATACAGTCTTCAATGAAAGAACGCATTGTTATACATTCATACACATTAAATTGAGTTTTATTGGGAACCATGCGGTAAGAGTGGACAACTATTATATTGTGTCAA includes the following:
- the LOC124474638 gene encoding 60S ribosomal protein L31, with translation MAPTKKGEKKKGRSAINEVVTREYTINIHKRIHGVGFKRRAPRALNEIRKFAVKEMGTPDVRIDTRLNKAVWTKGIRNVPYRMRVRLSRKRNEDEDSPNKLYTLVTYVPVTTYKGLQTVNVDEN